In one Paraburkholderia megapolitana genomic region, the following are encoded:
- a CDS encoding bifunctional 3-(3-hydroxy-phenyl)propionate/3-hydroxycinnamic acid hydroxylase: MSSSFPARSDDGRAKLPAHTTCDVAIVGYGPVGMTLAALLAQYGLDVIAVERYSKRFSLPRAGHFDGETMRGAFQRLGIAKAVELMARPMLSYELVTPEQEVLQSVKLGTGGSGWKESYLFYQPDLEDIIDARGVELGVRVFMGYTATEVAQDTDGAVLSVRETDNETTDRCRIEAAYVIGADGANSFVRQALGIGRRDLGFPAIDNLVLDFEHNDPDRDVPQLGEVRQILDVRRPTLVGRWSGNRWSRLEFRRLEGESREYLESESTAWRLLSTYGLNPSLGRIVRRAIHTFESTLAERWRAGRVLLAGDSAHTTPPFMGQGMCSGIRDALNLAWKLDAVLGGRADDVLLDTYESERAPHVHEVIKMANAIGDSVQVTDPILGKLRDDALRAKRADPPPLFPRLGNGVVRAQGDERAIDADGRPGLQARVALDGRVDLLDLFVGTGWRIISRHAVSEEIFDSRQKKLLSQLGVSIAHVSRGPGPDYFVDIDAEYDLWFRTTGRKAFLVRPDNYVFGSVATVTDLPSLLDELAESLKKTGSRDLSGARAVH; the protein is encoded by the coding sequence ATGTCAAGTTCCTTTCCTGCGCGGTCAGACGATGGCCGCGCCAAGCTTCCCGCGCATACCACTTGCGACGTGGCGATCGTTGGCTATGGACCCGTGGGGATGACGCTCGCGGCGTTGCTGGCGCAATACGGACTCGACGTGATTGCGGTGGAGCGCTATAGCAAGCGCTTCTCGCTCCCTCGCGCTGGGCATTTCGATGGGGAGACGATGAGAGGTGCGTTCCAGCGCCTTGGAATCGCGAAGGCAGTCGAGCTGATGGCGCGCCCGATGCTTTCGTATGAACTCGTCACGCCCGAGCAGGAAGTGCTTCAGAGCGTCAAGCTCGGTACAGGCGGATCAGGATGGAAAGAGAGCTACCTCTTTTATCAACCCGATCTCGAAGACATTATTGACGCTCGCGGCGTCGAACTTGGTGTCCGCGTTTTCATGGGATACACGGCCACAGAAGTCGCGCAAGACACGGACGGCGCCGTGCTATCGGTGCGGGAAACGGACAACGAGACGACCGACAGGTGCAGGATCGAAGCCGCGTATGTCATCGGTGCGGATGGCGCGAACAGCTTCGTGCGGCAGGCGCTTGGGATCGGACGTCGTGACCTCGGATTTCCTGCAATCGATAACCTCGTACTTGACTTCGAACATAACGATCCGGATCGGGACGTGCCGCAACTCGGCGAGGTGCGGCAGATTCTCGACGTGCGACGCCCGACGCTTGTCGGCCGCTGGAGCGGCAACCGGTGGTCGAGACTGGAGTTCCGCAGACTCGAAGGGGAAAGCCGCGAGTACCTTGAAAGCGAAAGCACGGCGTGGCGCTTGCTGTCGACTTACGGTTTGAATCCTTCTCTTGGCAGAATCGTTCGAAGGGCGATCCATACTTTCGAAAGCACGCTTGCTGAGCGTTGGCGTGCAGGCAGGGTGCTCCTTGCAGGCGATTCCGCGCATACCACGCCTCCATTCATGGGCCAGGGCATGTGCTCTGGAATCCGCGACGCGTTGAATCTTGCGTGGAAGCTTGATGCGGTACTTGGCGGCCGTGCGGACGATGTTCTGCTCGACACCTATGAGAGCGAGCGCGCTCCGCATGTCCATGAAGTGATAAAGATGGCGAATGCGATCGGCGACAGCGTGCAGGTGACCGATCCGATTCTGGGCAAATTGCGTGACGATGCCTTGCGGGCGAAGCGAGCCGATCCGCCCCCGCTGTTTCCGCGGCTGGGAAACGGTGTGGTTCGAGCACAGGGCGACGAAAGGGCAATCGATGCCGATGGCAGGCCAGGTCTTCAGGCGCGGGTCGCTCTAGACGGTCGTGTAGACCTGCTGGACCTGTTCGTGGGCACAGGCTGGCGCATCATTTCCCGTCACGCCGTGTCTGAAGAGATTTTCGACAGCCGGCAGAAGAAGCTGCTTTCTCAACTGGGCGTATCGATTGCGCACGTTTCGAGAGGGCCGGGCCCAGACTATTTCGTCGACATCGACGCAGAGTACGACTTGTGGTTTAGAACTACAGGGCGTAAGGCCTTTCTGGTGAGACCGGACAATTACGTGTTTGGTAGTGTAGCGACGGTGACCGATCTTCCGTCGCTTCTGGACGAACTGGCGGAGTCGTTGAAAAAAACGGGATCGCGCGATCTGTCCGGCGCGCGCGCTGTCCACTAG
- a CDS encoding GntR family transcriptional regulator: MSEVPSKKRAGDTSVIIFNSLREDILNGKIPPGGQLLQASVARDFGTSRGPVREALQRLQQEQLVIAKANQRYSVAPFEIADYESLLSLKLLNMTIAIRVCVPLLADAQIRVLRQCVEQMNASLEHAPEEWEAAYRTFSRTIVAPAGERMGSLIGSFIDNLQRYRAHAIARFPSVIRIDGSELSHVLAAVKARDAELASRHYANYFCRLAMLILAGVAPRYDPSILRATASALLGDDDQSKPI; this comes from the coding sequence GTGAGTGAAGTGCCATCGAAAAAACGGGCGGGCGATACGTCCGTCATCATCTTCAACTCGCTCCGCGAAGACATCCTGAACGGCAAGATCCCGCCTGGTGGGCAACTGCTGCAGGCCTCGGTTGCCCGCGATTTTGGCACGAGCCGCGGCCCCGTGCGAGAGGCGCTTCAACGGCTGCAGCAAGAGCAGCTCGTAATCGCCAAGGCTAACCAGAGGTACAGCGTTGCGCCGTTTGAGATAGCGGATTACGAAAGCCTGTTGAGCCTGAAGCTGCTCAACATGACGATTGCCATCCGGGTGTGTGTGCCGCTTCTCGCCGATGCCCAGATCCGGGTACTCCGCCAGTGCGTCGAGCAAATGAACGCTTCGCTGGAACATGCGCCAGAAGAATGGGAAGCCGCTTATCGTACGTTCTCGCGAACGATCGTTGCGCCTGCTGGCGAGCGCATGGGCTCCCTGATAGGCAGTTTCATCGACAACCTGCAACGGTATCGCGCCCATGCGATCGCTCGATTCCCCAGCGTGATACGCATCGACGGTTCGGAGCTGTCGCATGTTCTTGCGGCAGTAAAGGCCAGAGATGCGGAACTGGCATCGCGCCACTATGCGAACTACTTCTGCCGGCTCGCCATGCTGATCCTGGCAGGTGTAGCTCCCCGTTACGATCCCTCCATCCTCAGGGCAACCGCCAGCGCGTTGCTGGGCGACGACGATCAGTCAAAGCCGATCTGA
- a CDS encoding carboxylesterase/lipase family protein, whose protein sequence is MLMNLLSPDEGNSMKSTPVSPQSHSRRRATRNIGRKRPCFVVTLIAMVVASGCSAESAHSQSISSQVVLLSGTVQGTQRDANGVMAFKGIPYAAAPVGQLRWRPPQPAPGWQGIRDATVFGARCEGAPLLGPAPAGNVQSEDCLTINVWSAAQTTGEKRPVMVWIHGGGFQTGVPTPSSPTTDGSSLAADGVVLVSLNYRLGVFGFLAHPALDSEGTPSGNFGLQDQIAALKWVRSNISRFGGDPDNVTIFGQSAGAMAVGMLMSSPLAHGLFQKAIGESGAFWDSEHGSLQTLAEARARGEALATQLAGGDINGLRALSADTLLAAAPWSIQSDPVSDAFSPSVDGYVVPDSPAEIFAQGRQNNVPLLAGHNGAEGVIFMSGALPHDSAASFEAAASAQFGPGRLAEFLENYPASNDAVTVASAQTLVGDLRVNEQSWEWVQLQRQTGTAPVYAYQFNYSSPYLPAPVHASEVPFVFGTLTPQPAAPTVPPGTQDRALSNQMMNYWVNFARTGNPNGPGLPCWPAYAINGSQVMLFGTTTQAVPESGTSGLRFLRSFRFNGRFPDSWRQTG, encoded by the coding sequence ATGTTGATGAACTTGTTGTCGCCCGACGAAGGAAACTCGATGAAGTCGACACCTGTCTCGCCGCAGTCTCACTCCAGGAGACGCGCGACAAGGAACATTGGGCGCAAACGCCCTTGCTTTGTGGTCACGCTCATCGCTATGGTTGTCGCTTCCGGATGCAGTGCAGAGTCAGCGCATTCCCAATCGATCTCGTCGCAAGTGGTGTTGTTGAGCGGCACGGTTCAGGGAACGCAAAGAGACGCCAACGGCGTCATGGCTTTCAAGGGGATACCGTATGCTGCGGCGCCAGTGGGGCAGTTGCGATGGCGCCCGCCCCAGCCCGCGCCAGGATGGCAAGGGATCCGCGACGCCACAGTCTTCGGCGCTCGCTGCGAAGGAGCCCCACTGCTGGGGCCAGCGCCGGCTGGCAACGTCCAGAGCGAAGATTGCCTCACCATCAACGTATGGAGCGCGGCGCAGACGACCGGTGAAAAACGACCGGTTATGGTATGGATTCACGGCGGCGGATTCCAGACGGGCGTGCCGACCCCTTCGTCGCCGACTACCGACGGTTCGAGCCTGGCCGCGGACGGCGTAGTCCTCGTCAGTCTCAACTATCGCCTCGGTGTATTCGGATTCCTCGCCCATCCTGCGCTGGACAGTGAAGGCACGCCGTCTGGAAACTTCGGCTTGCAAGACCAGATAGCAGCTTTGAAGTGGGTCCGCTCGAACATCTCCCGGTTCGGTGGCGATCCGGACAACGTCACGATTTTCGGACAATCGGCCGGCGCGATGGCTGTTGGAATGCTGATGAGTTCACCGCTTGCACATGGTCTGTTTCAAAAGGCCATCGGGGAAAGCGGTGCGTTCTGGGACAGCGAGCACGGCTCGCTGCAAACGCTGGCCGAGGCCAGAGCGCGGGGAGAGGCACTCGCAACGCAACTTGCAGGCGGAGACATCAACGGGTTAAGGGCGCTCTCCGCGGACACGTTACTGGCCGCGGCACCCTGGAGCATTCAGAGCGACCCTGTGAGCGACGCCTTCTCCCCTAGCGTGGATGGCTACGTTGTTCCTGACAGCCCAGCCGAGATATTCGCCCAAGGCAGGCAGAACAATGTTCCGCTACTCGCAGGACACAATGGGGCAGAGGGCGTCATTTTCATGTCGGGCGCACTGCCGCACGATAGCGCGGCTTCCTTCGAGGCGGCCGCGTCGGCGCAGTTTGGTCCCGGCCGGCTGGCGGAGTTTCTCGAGAATTATCCTGCGAGCAACGACGCGGTGACAGTTGCCTCTGCGCAAACTCTCGTCGGGGACCTTCGGGTCAATGAGCAATCGTGGGAATGGGTCCAGTTGCAGCGACAGACTGGCACTGCACCTGTCTACGCGTACCAGTTCAACTACAGTTCGCCTTATCTGCCGGCCCCGGTCCACGCGTCGGAAGTTCCATTCGTGTTCGGCACGCTCACCCCGCAGCCGGCGGCCCCGACGGTGCCACCAGGCACTCAGGATCGTGCACTGTCGAACCAGATGATGAACTACTGGGTCAACTTCGCACGCACCGGCAATCCTAACGGTCCAGGATTACCGTGTTGGCCGGCGTATGCCATCAACGGCTCTCAAGTCATGTTATTCGGCACGACAACTCAAGCGGTTCCCGAATCTGGTACGAGCGGCCTGCGTTTTCTGCGCAGTTTCCGGTTCAACGGGCGGTTTCCGGATAGCTGGCGACAAACGGGATGA
- a CDS encoding amidohydrolase family protein: METRPVSPRRREMLKQTSAALAAGAAAPFFLGCSALTAPPSATRGEPAVSASLQEGAANPRRIDTHCHVIPPEYSDWLHSQPSYPGPFLAWSKDAALESFELNGIETGILSVSTPGVWLGPSTDMNQSRALARDVNEFCAKVVSDDPGRFGFFATLTLPDLGAAIDEAAYALDHLHADGVVLMSNVGGVYVGAPEWDPLLEFLNERKAVLFVHPTALPSSLVPGISAALTDFLADTTRAAVNLVKHDCLTRYPNLRIILSHGGGYVPYAALRIASMLSPQRSEEAVLEQLRRFYFDTALTPGPYALPSLLAFADPLRLTYGSDWPYAPLKLAHEFTLRLDAYSLTDTQRMSISRRNAESLFPRLADAGI; the protein is encoded by the coding sequence ATGGAAACCCGACCTGTCAGCCCACGCCGGCGTGAGATGCTAAAACAGACGTCGGCGGCGTTGGCTGCCGGCGCTGCTGCGCCGTTTTTTCTCGGGTGTAGCGCCCTGACTGCTCCGCCTTCAGCCACTCGCGGCGAACCGGCTGTATCGGCTTCGCTGCAGGAAGGCGCTGCAAACCCGAGGCGTATCGACACACACTGCCATGTGATTCCTCCGGAATACAGCGACTGGCTTCATTCTCAACCGTCGTATCCTGGCCCATTCCTGGCGTGGAGCAAGGATGCGGCGCTGGAATCGTTTGAGCTCAATGGTATCGAAACGGGCATTCTGTCTGTCTCGACCCCCGGGGTCTGGTTAGGCCCGTCTACGGACATGAATCAAAGCCGGGCGCTGGCTCGCGACGTCAACGAGTTCTGTGCGAAGGTCGTGTCCGATGATCCCGGGAGGTTCGGTTTCTTTGCAACGCTCACACTTCCAGATCTGGGCGCCGCCATTGACGAAGCTGCGTATGCACTCGATCATTTGCACGCTGACGGCGTGGTACTGATGAGCAATGTAGGCGGGGTGTATGTCGGTGCGCCGGAATGGGATCCATTGCTTGAATTCCTGAACGAAAGGAAAGCGGTGCTCTTTGTGCATCCAACCGCTTTGCCGTCTTCGCTTGTCCCGGGTATATCGGCCGCGCTCACCGATTTCCTGGCGGATACCACGCGTGCCGCAGTCAACCTCGTAAAGCACGATTGCCTGACAAGATACCCCAATCTTCGAATCATTCTCTCGCACGGTGGCGGATACGTCCCCTACGCGGCATTGCGGATTGCGAGCATGCTTTCCCCGCAGCGCAGCGAGGAGGCGGTACTCGAGCAGCTAAGACGGTTCTATTTCGATACGGCATTGACACCGGGCCCCTACGCGCTGCCTTCACTCCTCGCGTTCGCTGATCCGTTGCGACTTACCTATGGATCCGACTGGCCCTACGCACCGCTTAAGCTCGCTCACGAATTTACGCTCCGGCTAGATGCCTATTCGCTCACAGACACACAACGAATGTCCATTTCCAGGCGCAATGCGGAGAGCCTTTTCCCTCGTTTAGCTGACGCTGGGATCTGA
- a CDS encoding nuclear transport factor 2 family protein, translated as MSDITEITQLILRERQGRDRGWWAQMEECYHSESVVSISWLRSSGADFVARSKEIHSRGIRPVHRLSPPVVHINRDRAVVEVPTSISLRTLIHGVDADLESSVRNLYQVERHDSNWKIMFLTCIYERDMLTPAMPGTSLDLDIEQLARFRKSYRCLAYHLSLEGHSVPDSLFGDDIPEPVDALYASAFDWMRTQVSRSDRL; from the coding sequence ATGTCCGACATTACCGAAATCACTCAGCTCATTCTCAGGGAACGACAAGGGCGAGATCGCGGCTGGTGGGCGCAGATGGAAGAGTGCTATCACAGCGAATCGGTGGTTTCGATCAGCTGGCTTAGGAGCAGTGGCGCCGACTTCGTCGCACGATCAAAAGAAATACACAGCAGAGGCATTCGCCCAGTCCACCGGCTCTCGCCGCCTGTCGTACATATCAATCGCGATCGCGCGGTTGTCGAGGTACCCACATCCATCAGCCTGCGAACGCTGATTCATGGTGTGGACGCCGATCTGGAATCGTCGGTACGGAATCTTTATCAGGTGGAACGCCACGACTCGAACTGGAAAATCATGTTCCTCACATGCATCTACGAGCGCGACATGCTTACGCCCGCGATGCCTGGAACATCGCTTGACCTCGATATCGAGCAGCTCGCCCGATTCCGAAAGTCCTACCGGTGTCTTGCCTACCACTTGTCGCTCGAAGGACACTCGGTTCCCGATAGCCTGTTCGGAGACGACATTCCTGAACCAGTCGATGCGCTTTACGCCAGCGCGTTTGACTGGATGCGCACGCAGGTGTCGCGCTCAGATCGGCTTTGA
- a CDS encoding VOC family protein — MADTAAAGGASVHSIDHFALNVPSINDAERFFQAFGLAVSRTGNAGQELDLRAADGHRWARVIASTGKSLAYLSFNCFEQDLGALRAQVGATGTAIEPARDGAGFWFRDPDGNLIQVKVGPKMTPSAKRQNVVAGSVADQRGSHARSESKTVHPRRLSHVLLFTPDVLGALAFYEKTLGLRLSDKSLDIIAFTHAPHGCDHHLVAFAKSTARGWHHCAWDVDDVNMVGEGASQMAAAGFDKGWGTGRHVLGSNYFYYVEDPWGSFCEYSADIDFVSAGHAWPAGDFPPEDSLYLWGPPVPDNFIRNTEAPDSVPAG, encoded by the coding sequence ATGGCAGACACGGCAGCCGCAGGCGGCGCGAGTGTGCATTCGATCGATCATTTCGCGCTGAACGTCCCGTCCATCAATGACGCCGAGCGCTTTTTCCAGGCGTTCGGGCTTGCAGTATCGCGAACCGGCAACGCAGGGCAGGAACTCGACTTGCGCGCCGCGGATGGCCATCGCTGGGCACGCGTCATTGCATCGACTGGCAAGTCGCTTGCCTACCTGAGCTTCAACTGTTTCGAACAGGACCTCGGCGCGCTTCGGGCCCAGGTCGGTGCCACCGGCACTGCGATCGAACCGGCGCGCGACGGCGCAGGTTTCTGGTTCCGTGATCCCGATGGCAATCTGATCCAGGTCAAGGTGGGTCCGAAGATGACGCCGTCGGCGAAAAGACAGAACGTCGTCGCCGGGAGTGTCGCCGACCAGCGCGGCTCGCATGCACGCTCCGAATCGAAGACTGTCCATCCGCGGCGGCTGTCACACGTGCTGTTATTCACGCCCGATGTGCTCGGTGCGCTAGCGTTCTACGAGAAGACGCTGGGGCTCAGGCTTTCGGACAAGTCGCTCGACATCATTGCGTTCACGCATGCGCCGCACGGCTGCGACCATCACCTCGTCGCCTTCGCGAAAAGCACCGCGCGCGGCTGGCATCACTGCGCGTGGGACGTCGACGACGTCAACATGGTCGGTGAGGGCGCTTCGCAAATGGCGGCGGCCGGCTTCGACAAAGGGTGGGGCACCGGGCGGCACGTGCTCGGCTCGAACTATTTCTACTACGTCGAAGATCCATGGGGTTCGTTCTGCGAATACTCGGCGGACATCGACTTCGTATCGGCGGGTCACGCGTGGCCAGCTGGGGATTTTCCTCCCGAAGACTCGCTATACCTGTGGGGGCCGCCCGTGCCGGACAACTTCATTCGCAACACGGAAGCACCCGACTCCGTTCCGGCAGGCTGA
- the mhpA gene encoding bifunctional 3-(3-hydroxy-phenyl)propionate/3-hydroxycinnamic acid hydroxylase MhpA, with the protein MTDQNMFDVVVVGYGPVGQAMSILLGERGYRVAVFDRWPSLYPLPRAVFHDHEIRRVFHAMGIGKDVEAISQPSAKYQWFNADWKTLVEIDWSAESISDGPVGYLFNQPSLEALLDRKARSLPTVSVQQGWEATGLTQFADHCELTLRRGTIGAGTWTPTGETQTVRARYVVGADGANSFVRRSLGIDFEDLGFQEDWLVIDLKPNEGVKLDVPDIGQWCNPARPTTMVPGGPGYRRWEFMRLPHETVEDLQKPEKVWELLAPWVGPDNATLVRYAVYRFRSLIAGAWRIGRTVLAGDAAHQMPPFMGQGMCSGLRDVWNLTWRFDLILRGLASDTLLDGYTPERRPQVRAVIDASIAMGQVVCISDHEKAAERDRAYLSGQVPPLPPFPGLTDGLICADTDFSCNGMAGLLSVHGQLDDGANTLRYDDAVPNGFHVITLDVDPEQILDEDARATLARIGARTIGITTDRAKMVPGRVVFDASGKYRRFFDEHGARAVIVRPDYYVFGAVRSLGELPTLVHALSSRLSLVDWHAMN; encoded by the coding sequence ATGACAGACCAGAACATGTTCGATGTTGTCGTGGTGGGGTATGGGCCTGTGGGACAGGCGATGTCGATCCTGCTCGGTGAGCGCGGCTACCGTGTGGCGGTGTTCGACCGCTGGCCATCACTGTATCCGCTGCCGCGTGCGGTTTTTCACGATCACGAGATCCGCCGGGTCTTTCACGCGATGGGCATCGGCAAGGACGTCGAGGCCATTTCGCAGCCGTCGGCGAAGTATCAGTGGTTCAACGCCGACTGGAAGACGCTGGTCGAGATCGACTGGTCAGCCGAGTCGATCAGCGACGGGCCGGTCGGGTATCTGTTCAACCAGCCTTCGCTCGAAGCGCTGCTCGACCGCAAGGCCAGGTCGCTGCCGACAGTTTCGGTTCAGCAGGGCTGGGAGGCCACCGGACTCACGCAGTTCGCGGACCACTGCGAACTCACGCTGCGCCGTGGCACGATCGGAGCCGGCACATGGACGCCGACCGGCGAGACGCAAACAGTGCGGGCACGCTACGTGGTCGGTGCCGACGGTGCAAACAGTTTCGTGCGCCGATCGCTCGGTATCGACTTCGAGGATCTTGGGTTCCAGGAGGACTGGCTCGTGATCGACCTGAAGCCGAACGAAGGCGTGAAGCTCGACGTGCCGGACATCGGCCAGTGGTGCAATCCGGCGCGGCCGACGACGATGGTGCCCGGTGGTCCCGGCTACCGGCGCTGGGAGTTCATGCGGCTGCCGCACGAGACTGTCGAGGATCTGCAAAAACCTGAGAAGGTCTGGGAACTGTTGGCGCCGTGGGTCGGGCCTGACAACGCAACGCTGGTCCGTTACGCCGTGTACCGCTTCCGTTCGCTGATCGCTGGGGCGTGGCGTATCGGGCGCACCGTGCTGGCTGGCGATGCGGCACATCAGATGCCGCCGTTCATGGGGCAGGGCATGTGCTCGGGGCTGCGCGACGTGTGGAATCTCACATGGCGCTTCGATCTGATTCTGAGGGGCCTCGCGTCGGATACGCTGCTCGACGGCTACACGCCGGAGCGCCGGCCGCAGGTTCGCGCCGTGATCGACGCGTCGATTGCGATGGGGCAGGTGGTCTGCATCTCGGACCACGAAAAGGCTGCGGAACGCGATCGGGCGTATCTGTCGGGACAGGTGCCGCCACTACCACCGTTCCCCGGCCTGACCGACGGACTGATCTGCGCGGATACGGATTTTTCGTGCAACGGGATGGCGGGCTTGCTGAGCGTACACGGTCAGCTGGACGACGGTGCGAACACGTTGCGCTACGACGATGCGGTTCCCAATGGCTTCCATGTGATCACACTCGACGTAGACCCCGAGCAGATCCTCGATGAGGACGCGCGAGCCACGCTCGCACGCATTGGCGCCCGGACTATCGGCATCACGACGGATCGCGCCAAGATGGTGCCTGGCCGCGTCGTGTTCGATGCGAGCGGCAAATACCGGCGATTCTTCGACGAGCACGGAGCACGGGCGGTCATCGTGCGGCCGGACTACTACGTATTCGGCGCGGTACGGTCGCTCGGGGAATTGCCGACGCTCGTTCACGCTCTGTCGTCGCGGCTGTCGCTCGTCGATTGGCATGCGATGAACTGA
- a CDS encoding porin — protein MYGLLDAGMTYVSNVSGHPVIRENSDGSAPSRLGFRGVESLGGGTSVLFVLEMRPQISTGTILSPFWDRASFVGLSNNKFGTVTIGRQFDFFLASLPLDATSIIEGGLEAGYQQFTGPKGSTAPAVDNHSGTGLYDNSVKYENTIGSWSGGVMYSFGDVSRHDSMGSAYVKYVMGNLQLGAGWTKDNFSTTIANEVFAVRALYTMGSWTFLANYSQGRETVVEGSKAVARPLEVAVSYRLGPAISIGAGIGWARDTNRAGTTATITQPFIGARYFLSKRTALYAIAARNHSSNPSAIPSTVGIPGGATAPSSNASQTVVRIGMQTRF, from the coding sequence ATGTACGGATTGCTGGATGCCGGGATGACTTACGTCAGCAACGTCTCGGGTCACCCGGTCATACGCGAGAACAGCGACGGCAGCGCTCCGTCCAGACTGGGATTTCGCGGTGTCGAGAGTCTGGGTGGCGGGACAAGCGTGCTGTTTGTTCTGGAGATGCGCCCTCAAATCAGCACTGGGACGATTCTTTCACCGTTCTGGGACCGCGCATCGTTTGTCGGGTTGAGCAACAACAAGTTTGGAACGGTGACGATCGGTCGACAATTCGATTTTTTCCTGGCTTCATTGCCACTCGATGCGACATCAATCATAGAAGGCGGCCTGGAAGCGGGTTATCAGCAATTCACCGGCCCTAAAGGATCCACCGCCCCAGCTGTCGATAATCACTCGGGAACGGGTCTTTACGACAACTCTGTCAAGTATGAAAACACCATCGGCTCATGGTCCGGCGGTGTCATGTACAGCTTTGGCGATGTGTCTCGTCACGACAGCATGGGGTCGGCATACGTCAAATATGTGATGGGGAATCTGCAACTGGGCGCCGGATGGACCAAAGACAATTTCTCGACAACCATTGCGAACGAGGTCTTTGCCGTTCGCGCTCTCTACACCATGGGCTCGTGGACCTTTCTGGCCAACTATTCGCAAGGGCGAGAGACCGTTGTTGAAGGCTCAAAAGCCGTAGCCAGGCCACTCGAAGTGGCCGTCAGCTACCGTCTCGGCCCGGCAATCAGTATCGGTGCGGGAATTGGTTGGGCACGCGATACGAACCGCGCCGGCACAACGGCAACCATCACACAGCCGTTCATCGGCGCACGCTACTTTCTGAGCAAGCGAACGGCCCTGTACGCCATTGCCGCGCGCAATCACAGCAGCAATCCTTCAGCGATCCCCTCGACGGTCGGCATCCCAGGCGGAGCGACCGCGCCATCGAGCAACGCCAGCCAGACAGTCGTACGCATCGGTATGCAAACCCGCTTCTGA
- a CDS encoding MFS transporter, with protein MADITNRATRRSTLIGINVGMALETFDFTAYAIFAPFFARSIFNPADPTAALLATMAVFGAAFLVRPFGAVAFGWLADRKGRKFALISAVICASCGLLLVGLAPSYQTAGLTGACVLLFARLLQGVAHTGEVAAAYTYIAETAPSRSRGLWASSLYASSLIAVVIANIVGLILSSVMNQSQLTSWGWRIPFFIGACLGLLSLVLRRNMVETEAFMRQAARGVMPQKKNPMWRELWNNKAAGARVFLLAGSNAVFFYAWAISGPSWGISILKLSPTHALWSAIIAQLVCVIALPFLGALSDRIGRRASYCIYGVAVAALSFPLHHLAQGGGTWQFALAMSIALFIFAFNGSMFPALLAELFPAGIRASGVALPYSLSAMVFAGTAPFLQQWLGQQGLGNVFVMYTAAMALLGAVVMIFTKETSRVDLTD; from the coding sequence ATGGCTGACATTACGAATCGGGCGACAAGGCGCAGCACGCTAATTGGCATCAACGTCGGTATGGCACTCGAAACTTTCGATTTCACTGCCTATGCCATCTTCGCGCCGTTTTTTGCGCGCAGCATCTTCAATCCGGCGGACCCAACCGCGGCCCTGCTCGCGACAATGGCCGTGTTTGGCGCAGCATTTCTGGTTCGGCCATTTGGAGCGGTAGCTTTCGGATGGCTAGCCGATCGCAAGGGCCGCAAATTCGCCCTGATCTCCGCTGTCATCTGCGCATCTTGCGGTCTATTACTCGTTGGGCTGGCGCCAAGCTATCAAACGGCCGGGCTCACTGGTGCCTGCGTGCTGCTGTTCGCGCGCCTCCTACAGGGAGTCGCCCATACGGGCGAGGTCGCCGCTGCCTACACCTATATTGCCGAGACAGCGCCGTCTCGCAGCAGGGGGTTATGGGCCAGTTCACTGTATGCATCGTCGTTGATAGCCGTCGTAATCGCGAATATTGTCGGATTGATTCTGTCGTCCGTCATGAATCAATCGCAGCTGACCAGCTGGGGGTGGCGCATTCCGTTCTTTATCGGCGCCTGCCTCGGTCTCCTCTCTCTCGTTCTCCGGCGAAACATGGTCGAGACAGAGGCATTCATGCGACAGGCAGCACGTGGGGTAATGCCACAAAAAAAGAATCCGATGTGGCGCGAGTTATGGAACAACAAAGCTGCCGGCGCGAGAGTATTTTTGCTGGCAGGTTCGAACGCTGTCTTTTTCTACGCGTGGGCGATAAGCGGCCCAAGCTGGGGCATTAGCATACTGAAACTGAGTCCCACGCACGCACTCTGGTCGGCAATCATCGCGCAACTGGTGTGCGTCATCGCACTGCCGTTTCTTGGAGCGCTCTCGGACAGGATCGGACGACGCGCAAGCTATTGCATCTACGGCGTTGCCGTAGCCGCTTTGTCGTTCCCTCTTCATCATCTTGCTCAAGGCGGCGGAACGTGGCAATTCGCACTGGCAATGAGCATCGCACTGTTCATCTTTGCGTTCAATGGCTCGATGTTCCCGGCACTCCTCGCCGAGCTGTTTCCAGCCGGCATCCGGGCTTCGGGAGTTGCACTTCCCTACTCGTTGTCGGCCATGGTGTTCGCCGGGACAGCACCGTTCCTCCAGCAGTGGCTTGGACAGCAGGGCCTCGGCAATGTGTTCGTCATGTACACGGCAGCGATGGCGTTGCTCGGGGCCGTCGTGATGATCTTCACCAAAGAGACGAGCCGGGTAGATTTGACGGATTGA